A section of the Trachemys scripta elegans isolate TJP31775 chromosome 10, CAS_Tse_1.0, whole genome shotgun sequence genome encodes:
- the ZP2 gene encoding zona pellucida sperm-binding protein 2, which translates to MPLTTGVNSSMALDFPGTVSCYNDKMLIGLPRELGSNFWQVHVADARGEEIVDCDYVVDHERLTLTALYVNCTRLEQQTHQLRIKLLLLNKTVARDKNVTYSIGCDALQADEVVPTTFTGATNCTKDFMAVVFPRLIPSFADEHMTTESQMAWILSIDDGTRTHRLSLWQAMQQGYTFLADSNNLIFQVSFGATGVTTYKQDNQMLYTVALKLSYGPPDQRLTVESRMICAPGPATCNSTHMTVAIPAFPGILSAVSIENRNIPMNELQANGIALDTQRGVKLHINRRILKSRLYEESCLGLQSYMASLRLTFNFHGEMLSMVTYPECPCDQHAPIAAVCTQDGYMDFEVLSDRTKPALDLDTIRLRDPTCKPVFKSPSNDMVRFHVPLNMCGTRQRFEGERITYENEVRALWADLPPRRISRDSEFRLTVVCTYKSGDASLSARISSLPPPVSSINQGPLSLILLIYPDDSYLQPYSDDQYPIVKYLQQPIFLEVQVLNRNDPNIKLVLDDCWATTSQDPSSLPQWNIVVDGCDYELDNYRTVFHPVSLAVSYPNYRQRFEVKTFAFVSDGKALTSLVYFHCSALLCDRLHLDSPLCSPRCPQSARNKRDTVVQAENSGVASLPGPVIFVADEWPSTQEENQLRDGAWTTVAAATVILGLMVTALVSL; encoded by the exons ATGCCCTTGACAACTGGTGTTAATAGTTCCATGGCTCTAGACTTCCCAG GGACAGTATCTTGTTACAATGACAAAATGTTGATTGGGTTACCCAGAGAGCTTGGAAGCAACTTCTGGCAGGTCCATGTAGCTG ATGCAAGAGGTGAAGAGATTGTAGACTGTGACTATGTGGTGGATCATGAGAGGCTGACTCTAACTGCTCTGTATGTGAACTGCACTAGACTAGAG CAACAgacacaccagctgagaataaagctgctgctgcttaacAAGACAGTTGCAAGGGACAAGAATGTAACCTACAGTATTGGTTGTGATGCTCTTCAAGCAGATGAAGTCGTCCCTACTACTTTTACAGGAGCTACAAACTGTACTAAAGACTTCATGGCA GTTGTATTTCCAAGACTCATTCCAAGCTTTGCTGATGAACATATG ACTACAGAATCTCAGATGGCCTGGATACTGTCCATAGATGATGGAACAAGAACACACCGGCTAAGCCTTTGGCAAGCCATGCAGCAAGGATACACATTCCTAGCTGACAGCAACAACCTAATCTTCCAGGTTTCTTTTGGTGCTACTGGAGTCACCACCTACAAG CAAGACAACCAGATGCTGTATACTGTGGCACTCAAGCTTTCATATGGGCCTCCTGACCAGCGACTAACTGTAGAATCAAGAATGATCTGTGCACCAG GTCCAGCAACCTGTAACTCAACACACATGACTGTTGCCATCCCAGCTTTCCCAGGGATCCTCTCAGCTGTGAGTATAGAAAACCGAAACATTCCCATGAATGAACTCCAAGCAAATGGAATTGCTCTGGACACACAAAGGGGAGTGAAACTGCACATCAACAGAAGAATCCTGAAGTCCAGA CTGTATGAGGAGAGCTGCTTAGGACTTCAGTCATACATGGCATCTCTAAGGCTAACTTTCAACTTCCATGGAGAAATGCTGTCAATGGTGACTTATCCAGAGTGTCCCTGTGATCAACATGCACCAATAG CTGCTGTGTGCACTCAGGATGGCTACATGGACTTTGAAGTACTCAGTGACAGGACAAAACCAGCCCTAGACTTGGATACCATCAGGCTAAGAGATCCTACATGCAAACCAGTCTTCAAGTCTCCCTCAAATGACATGGTTCGGTTTCATGTCCCACTGAACATGTGTGGAACAAGGCAGAGG TTTGAAGGTGAGAGGATAACTTATGAGAATGAAGTTCGTGCTTTGTGGGCAGATCTACCACCACGCAGGATTTCTAGGGACAGTGAATTCAG GCTGACAGTAGTGTGCACCTACAAAAGTGGTGATGCATCCCTGAGCGCAAGGATAAGCAGTCTCCCTCCTCCAGTTTCTTCAATAAACCAGGGTCCTCTCTCCTTGATCCTGCTGATCTATCCAG ATGACTCCTACTTGCAGCCCTACAGTGATGACCAGTACCCCATTGTGAAATATCTACAGCAACCAATCTTCTTGGAAGTGCAAGTTCTGAACCGCAATGACCCCAACATCAAACTGGTATTGGATGACTGTTGGGCAACAACATCACAAGATCCAAGCTCTCTGCCCCAGTGGAACATTGTTGTGGATGG GTGTGACTATGAACTGGACAActacagaactgtatttcatCCAGTGAGCCTTGCAGTCAGCTATCCCAACTATCGCCAGAGATTTGAAGTGAAAACCTTTGCCTTTGTCTCAGATGGCAAGGCTCTCACTAGCCTA GTGTACTTCCACTGCAGTGCTCTACTCTGTGACAGACTTCATCTGGATTCCCCTCTGTGTTCACCAAGATGTCCTCAGTCAGCCAGAAACAAACGAG ATACTGTGGTGCAAGCAGAGAACTCTGGTGTAGCAAGCTTACCTGGTCCTGTTATCTTTGTAGCAGATGAATGGCCTTCAACCCAAG AAGAAAATCAACTGAGAGATGGGGCATGGACCACTGTAGCAGCAGCTACAGTGATCCTTGGTCTGATGGTCACTGCACTGGTatctctttaa